A region from the Acyrthosiphon pisum isolate AL4f chromosome A1, pea_aphid_22Mar2018_4r6ur, whole genome shotgun sequence genome encodes:
- the LOC103310367 gene encoding sodium/potassium-transporting ATPase subunit alpha, with protein MGSKEAESGTAKTAKMSDLKKEIDLDDHRIPLPELYTRYETDPERGLTTSQAKRLLLRDGPNSLTPPKRTPAWIILLKHLFEGFSILLWTGAALCFLAYGIQYSTSEEPQEDNLWLGTVLVLVCVITGVFAYSQEAKSSRIMDSFKNMVPQYANVVRDGERKNILSSELVRGDIVEVKFGDRVPADVRIIEAHNFKVDNSSLTGETEPQPRDSAVSKVQVLEANNLAFFSTNAVEGTAKALVILCGDNTVMGRIAGLTTRLEQRDTPIANEIHHFMHLISAWAIFLGVSFFIMAFLLGYHWLDAFIFLIGIIVANVPEGLLATVTVCLSLTAKRMASKNCVVKHLEAVETLGSTSTICSDKTGTLTQNRMTVTHLSYNKEIIEVDYFKDPTGVTEEARNTKAYQSLVRGGCLCSRAEFICGQDNTPVLKREVMGDASEAAIIKFSELAVGDVMAFRDQHKKVAEIPFNSSDKFQVSIHALPSKGQLLVMKGAPERILARCTRMRYGDGVVELDDNIRQEMDEIIEQLGSYGERVLGFCDLFLSTDQFPIGFNFTTDPPNFPLTDLRFLGLMSMIDPPRPGVPDAVAKCRSAGIRVIMVTGDHPVTAKAIAKAVGIITEGSETLEDIAKRRRVPVSSLDPRESTTIVIQGSLLRDMSTEELEHVLRTNREIVFARTSPTQKLNIVEGCQNLGAIVAVTGDGVNDSPALKKADIGIAMGITGSDVSKQTADMILLDDNFASIVTGVEEGRLIFDNLKKSIAYTLASNVPEITPFLLFILSGIPLPLGVVAVLCIDLGTDMWPAISLAYERAESDIMLRHPRNPSTDKLVNGKLIFVAYGQIGVIEAVAGFFSYFVIMAQCGWLPRRLLGIRNEWDSKSVNDLEDSYGQEWTFTHRKELEYTCHTAFFIAIVVVQWADLIICKTRYNSILHQGMDNWVLNFGMVFETLAACFVSYCPGMTEVLKTYPVKAEWWLPGLPFAVVIFVYDECRRFWLRTHPGGWVERHTYY; from the coding sequence ATGGGTTCCAAAGAGGCGGAAAGCGGTACCGCCAAAACCGCCAAAATGAGCGATCTCAAAAAAGAAATCGACTTGGATGATCACCGGATACCGTTACCAGAGCTATACACTCGTTATGAGACGGATCCAGAAAGAGGTTTGACGACCTCTCAAGCTAAAAGGTTATTGCTTAGGGACGGACCTAATTCTTTAACCCCACCTAAGAGGACTCCTGCGTGGATTATCCTGTTGAAGCACCTGTTTGAAGGATTTTCAATCCTATTATGGACAGGTGCGGCCCTGTGCTTTCTAGCATATGGTATTCAATATTCCACATCTGAAGAACCACAGGAAGACAACCTATGGCTGGGTACAGTATTAGTCCTTGTTTGTGTCATAACAGGTGTTTTTGCTTACAGTCAAGAAGCGAAAAGTTCGAGAATTATGGATTCATTCAAAAACATGGTACCACAATACGCCAACGTTGTGCGTGACGGTGAACGGAAAAACATACTGAGCTCAGAACTGGTAAGAGGTGATATTGTGGAAGTCAAGTTCGGCGATCGCGTTCCCGCCGATGTTCGTATTATTGAAGCCCACAATTTTAAAGTGGATAATTCATCTTTGACTGGAGAAACGGAACCACAACCTCGGGATTCGGCTGTATCTAAAGTGCAAGTATTGGAAGCTAACAATTTGGCGTTTTTTTCCACTAATGCGGTCGAAGGAACTGCAAAAGCTCTTGTGATACTCTGTGGTGATAACACTGTGATGGGACGTATTGCTGGACTGACTACAAGGCTGGAACAAAGAGACACACCAATTGCTAACGAAATTCATCATTTCATGCATTTAATTTCTGCTTGGGCAATTTTCCTAGGAGTGTCATTTTTCATAATGGCTTTCTTACTTGGATACCATTGGTTGGATGCTTTTATATTCTTGATTGGAATAATTGTCGCTAACGTACCAGAAGGTCTTCTCGCTACCGTGACCGTGTGTTTATCTTTGACAGCGAAACGGATGGCTTCGAAAAACTGTGTAGTAAAACATCTCGAAGCAGTCGAAACTCTTGGATCTACATCTACTATCTGTTCTGACAAGACAGGAACGCTAACCCAAAACCGTATGACTGTAACACATTTAAGTTACAATAAGGAAATTATTGAGGTGGATTACTTCAAAGACCCGACAGGTGTAACGGAAGAGGCTAGAAACACCAAAGCTTATCAGTCGCTCGTTAGAGGTGGATGTCTTTGCAGCAGAGCTGAATTTATATGTGGACAAGACAACACACCAGTTTTAAAGAGAGAAGTCATGGGTGACGCATCCGAAGCCgctataattaaattttctgAACTTGCAGTCGGGGATGTCATGGCTTTCCGTGATCAACATAAAAAGGTGGCAGAGATTCCGTTCAATTCCTCCGATAAATTCCAAGTTTCGATTCACGCATTACCGTCGAAAGGACAATTGTTAGTAATGAAAGGTGCCCCAGAAAGAATTTTAGCTCGTTGTACTAGAATGCGATATGGCGACGGTGTTGTTGAATTGGACGACAACATCAGACAAGAAATGGACGAAATAATTGAACAATTAGGAAGTTATGGTGAACGTGTTCTTGGATTTTGTGATCTTTTCTTAAGTACAGACCAATTTCCAATCGGCTTCAACTTTACCACGGATCCTCCTAATTTCCCTTTGACCGATTTGAGGTTTTTAGGTCTGATGTCTATGATTGACCCTCCCAGACCAGGTGTACCAGATGCCGTCGCAAAATGTCGATCAGCTGGTATTCGTGTTATAATGGTCACCGGCGATCACCCCGTAACCGCTAAAGCTATTGCAAAGGCTGTAGGTATAATTACTGAAGGTTCTGAAACTCTTGAAGATATTGCTAAACGACGTCGTGTACCGGTATCATCTTTAGATCCACGGGAATCCACAACAATCGTTATACAAGGTTCATTATTAAGGGATATGTCCACCGAAGAACTGGAACACGTTTTAAGAACAAACAGAGAAATTGTATTTGCCCGGACTTCCCctacacaaaaattaaacattgtagAAGGGTGTCAAAATTTGGGAGCTATCGTGGCTGTAACTGGAGACGGTGTTAACGATTCGCCGGCTTTGAAAAAAGCAGATATTGGTATCGCTATGGGCATAACGGGTTCTGACGTATCCAAACAAACTGCTGACATGATATTATTGGACGATAATTTTGCATCTATTGTGACTGGAGTAGAAGAAGGACGTCTTATTTTtgacaacttaaaaaaatctatagcgTACACTTTGGCGTCAAACGTCCCGGAGATAACACCGTTCTTATTGTTTATCCTTAGTGGTATTCCATTGCCACTCGGGGTTGTTGCCGTACTTTGCATTGATTTGGGAACTGACATGTGGCCGGCTATATCATTGGCTTATGAAAGGGCGGAATCCGATATTATGTTAAGACATCCCAGGAACCCATCGACCGACAAATTAGTCAACGGTAAACTCATTTTCGTTGCATATGGTCAAATCGGAGTCATTGAAGCCGTCGCTGGATTTTTCTCGTACTTTGTCATTATGGCTCAATGCGGATGGTTACCACGAAGATTACTTGGCATACGTAATGAATGGGATTCAAAGTCCGTTAACGACCTAGAAGACTCATACGGACAAGAATGGACATTTACGCATAGAAAAGAGCTAGAATATACCTGCCATACTGCCTTCTTCATAGCTATTGTAGTAGTGCAATGGGCTGATTTGATTATTTGCAAAACTCGTTACAATTCCATTTTACACCAAGGTATGGACAATTGGGTTTTGAATTTCGGAATGGTATTCGAAACATTAGCTGCCTGTTTTGTGTCTTACTGCCCTGGTATGACCGAGGTGCTCAAGACCTATCCCGTAAAAGCCGAATGGTGGCTTCCCGGTTTACCTTTCGCCGTAGTCATATTTGTTTATGACGAATGTCGGCGTTTTTGGCTCAGGACTCATCCAGGTGGATGGGTCGAACGACACacttactattaa